The genomic DNA TTCATGGGAGTTTGGCAAGATCCTTAGCTTTAGTCTAGAGCCAGTCTCTGTGCTAATTTCATGTTGATGATTGGTTTTCTAACGAGCAATGAGCTAGAACCCAGGCGAATAAATGCTTAGAAGCCGAAAAAACCAAACAAAAAAGGGGCATCGTGCCCCTAAATCGATCGTCCTAAAATGTCCTAAAAATAAATGTTCTAAAAATCCTTCAAGCACCCTACGTCCAGTACAGCACCTCTGCCTTTGGGAACCGCTTAGCGATCTCGCCTTCAAAGAACTTCCGGAGCTGCTTCATGGTGGTGGTGTCGTAGACGTACTTCACGCCGCCGAACTTGTTGCGCTTGATCACGCGATTCTGCTCATCCAGGTCTAGCTCGCTGTTGGGATACCAGGCTTGCAGCACCTCCTTCGAGCCGGGCGTAAAGCGGTGGGAGATCAGCTCAAAGGTCAGGTTGCAGTCAAAATCGATCGCTTCCTCGATCTGATCGAACAAATCGCTGTAGTGCTGCTCCCAATCTTCGATCGGCATAATCGGCGCGATCACTAAACCGATCGGATAGCCGCCGCCCCCCTGCTCACGGGGAAGACCAAGCTTGCGGACTGCCTGAAGTCGCTGAGGAACCGTCGCCGTGCCGCCTTCGAGCTTCTGGGATACCCAGGCAGCATTAACGCTGAACCGACAGCGAGTATGTCCATTATGCGGTAAGTCCAGCAACCCATCGACGTTATCGAACTTGGACACCCAGCGCAGATAGCCGTCCTCACGAGTGCCGAAGTAGCGAATCGCCTCAGCCAAGCTGCCCGTCAGATGCTCGATGCCCAACGGGTCGGTGTAGCAGCTCACCTCAAAGGAAGTCTGTTTGCCCGGCTGCTCATACTTACCTAAGTTGTCAAGAATCTGAGGCAGGTTCGCGAATACACGAATCAAAGGCGGCCCCTGCAAACTGCCTGCGAGATAGCAATACTGACAGTGCCCCGGACAGCCCTCCGCAATGTGGAACTGCCAGTCGGCTGAAGGGGGAATGGGGCTGAGTTTAAAGCTGCTGGGGGGAGCTGTCACTACTGCCAGAGTGCGCTTTGCCTTCGTATAGGTCTCACGCTCGGTCTCGCCCTTGATACCCGTAATCCGATTGCGTCCTAGCTCCTCGATCGGCAAATTAAGCGACTGCGCCCGTCGATAAAGCTCCTGCCCCCAGGGTTCTTCGAGTGCCATCGGGGTAAACAGAACGCGCTCCGGTAGCCAGAGTCGGGACGGACGAACAGCGCTTAGCTCAGGATGGATGGGAGCCGTTAGATCCAGCGTCGGATCAGGGGATAGGGGGGAAGCAAAGGGACTCACGCGAGGCAACTGAGCATCAGTCGGCTTAGCGTCGATCGTCGCGTTGGAAGTAGCGTCTGTAGCGCCGAAATCTGTGGTCTTAAAGGGAAGGGTGAGTTGAGTAGGTGTAGCGATCAAAGTCCAACTCCATGAATGACCTACTCCTATTATGACGTACCCCCTAGAAGGGTGGAATTTAGGAGCAGCAGGGATTTTACGACCTTCAGGGACGGTCTTCCGCGAGAGTCTCCACGAGATTTTTTAGGAAAA from Leptolyngbya ohadii IS1 includes the following:
- a CDS encoding spore photoproduct lyase family protein, whose amino-acid sequence is MIATPTQLTLPFKTTDFGATDATSNATIDAKPTDAQLPRVSPFASPLSPDPTLDLTAPIHPELSAVRPSRLWLPERVLFTPMALEEPWGQELYRRAQSLNLPIEELGRNRITGIKGETERETYTKAKRTLAVVTAPPSSFKLSPIPPSADWQFHIAEGCPGHCQYCYLAGSLQGPPLIRVFANLPQILDNLGKYEQPGKQTSFEVSCYTDPLGIEHLTGSLAEAIRYFGTREDGYLRWVSKFDNVDGLLDLPHNGHTRCRFSVNAAWVSQKLEGGTATVPQRLQAVRKLGLPREQGGGGYPIGLVIAPIMPIEDWEQHYSDLFDQIEEAIDFDCNLTFELISHRFTPGSKEVLQAWYPNSELDLDEQNRVIKRNKFGGVKYVYDTTTMKQLRKFFEGEIAKRFPKAEVLYWT